One stretch of Commensalibacter melissae DNA includes these proteins:
- the dnaE gene encoding DNA polymerase III subunit alpha, producing the protein MSLASFIHLRNHSAYSLSQGAIRIPQMVKLAKTMNMPAIAITDTGNLFGALEFSKTCVDAGIQPIIGSQIGIPVFGEQPRHITNWPIVLLAQNEIGLLNLQFLSSEGFLKGDPSDPFVNVDTICEHSEGLILLTGGTRGPIFQLLSEGQEKHASMLLEQFAKAFPGRLAVELQRHNLAEEKSVEPGLINLADRYGLPLVATNECFFPTPELYEAHDALICIAQGCTVDMQDRWKVTPEHWFKPPEMMCALFSDLPEACGNTIEIAKRCAVKIETRKPMLPHSRKIKAGTTAEDTLEQMAKSGLEKRLISICDLTQDHRQKYVDRLDYEINIIKNMGFSGYFLIVADFIQWAKEHDIPVGPGRGSGAGSLVAWALTITDLDPLRFNLLFERFLNPERVSMPDFDIDFCQDRRDEVIEYVRQAYGTNQVAQIITFGKLAARAAVRDVGRVLGFPFGMVNKVAELIPNNPAHPVTLKQAIETEPRLQEMQATDENIHRLLQVALQLEGLYRHAGTHAAGVVIGDRPLVELVPLYRDPKSDMLVTQYNMKFVEQVGLVKFDFLGLTTLTILQRAVKMLEKLGQHIDLSKIPLDDTLTYEMLSRGESGGVFQFEGAGMRDVLRQMQPSRIEDLIAAVALYRPGPMANIPDYCRRKHGEEWQSPHEKIRDILEETYGIMVYQEQVMQIAQRLANYSLGGADLLRRAMGKKIRSEMDKQREIFTEGATKNGIDRQKAIEIFDLMARFADYGFNKSHAAAYALVSYQTAWMKANYPVAFFAACMSLAREKTDKLAILRQEAKRIGISVLPPDINKSGADFEIEKKPDGSLAIRYALAAVKRAGFSAMEALVHDRDGRDFKNLADFAERIDYQNLNKGQLENLAKAGVFDSIENNRHMVFASAEVILRRAHARKEEKASGQIGLFQNATAQMAEPLKINSVAEWPEIERLTLEAEAIGYHMTAHPLDSFRALLIKLGIQPINNLETIARSGEGRIKLAGCILNCKERPTRKGTKMAWVGLSDKTGACEITFFSESLNRFRDLLVTGKMVIVTVDLRLDAENLRITANHVEDLETAISGLVKELKIWIDDVQAVETISKLLENTQKGNGKIILIPNLVQQQEVEILLPGYYNVSPVLAQHIKVINGVEKVDQF; encoded by the coding sequence ATGTCTCTTGCCTCTTTTATCCATCTTCGTAATCATTCTGCATATTCACTAAGTCAGGGGGCTATTCGCATACCTCAAATGGTTAAGCTGGCCAAGACAATGAACATGCCAGCTATCGCAATTACGGATACAGGAAATCTGTTTGGAGCATTGGAATTTTCAAAAACCTGTGTTGATGCAGGCATACAGCCGATTATTGGATCCCAGATCGGTATTCCCGTTTTTGGTGAGCAACCGCGTCATATTACAAATTGGCCAATTGTTTTGTTGGCTCAAAATGAAATTGGATTGTTGAATTTACAATTTCTTTCATCAGAAGGTTTTCTAAAAGGAGATCCATCGGATCCCTTTGTCAATGTAGATACAATATGTGAACATTCAGAGGGTTTGATTCTTTTAACTGGTGGAACACGCGGACCTATATTTCAATTATTATCTGAAGGTCAGGAAAAGCATGCATCTATGTTGCTTGAACAGTTTGCAAAAGCTTTTCCAGGGCGTTTGGCTGTTGAATTGCAACGTCATAATCTGGCTGAGGAAAAATCGGTTGAGCCAGGTTTAATTAATCTGGCAGATCGGTATGGCTTACCCCTTGTAGCAACAAATGAATGTTTTTTTCCGACTCCTGAATTGTACGAGGCGCACGATGCGCTAATTTGTATTGCGCAGGGATGTACTGTTGATATGCAGGATCGTTGGAAAGTTACACCTGAACACTGGTTCAAGCCACCGGAAATGATGTGCGCTCTGTTTTCGGATCTTCCTGAAGCATGCGGTAACACGATTGAAATCGCAAAACGGTGTGCAGTTAAAATTGAAACCAGAAAACCTATGCTGCCACATAGTAGAAAAATAAAGGCGGGGACAACGGCCGAGGATACGCTTGAACAAATGGCAAAATCAGGTCTGGAAAAACGTTTGATATCCATTTGCGATCTTACACAAGATCATCGCCAGAAATATGTAGATCGTCTTGATTACGAAATAAATATTATCAAGAATATGGGCTTTTCAGGTTATTTTCTTATAGTTGCTGATTTTATTCAATGGGCCAAGGAACATGATATTCCTGTCGGACCGGGAAGGGGATCTGGGGCAGGATCCTTGGTGGCCTGGGCATTGACGATTACTGATTTGGATCCTTTGCGCTTTAATTTGCTGTTTGAGCGCTTTTTAAATCCTGAACGTGTTTCAATGCCGGATTTTGATATCGATTTTTGTCAAGACCGGCGAGATGAAGTCATTGAATATGTAAGACAAGCCTATGGAACCAACCAGGTAGCACAGATTATAACTTTTGGAAAATTGGCTGCGCGTGCTGCTGTTCGTGATGTTGGTCGTGTTCTTGGATTTCCTTTCGGAATGGTCAATAAGGTTGCTGAACTCATACCAAACAATCCCGCCCATCCAGTTACCTTGAAACAGGCCATTGAAACTGAACCTAGATTACAGGAAATGCAGGCAACAGATGAAAATATACATCGTCTTTTACAAGTGGCTTTGCAGTTGGAGGGATTATACCGACATGCAGGTACGCATGCAGCGGGTGTGGTCATAGGGGACCGTCCGCTGGTTGAACTTGTGCCGCTTTATCGTGATCCGAAAAGTGATATGCTTGTTACGCAATATAATATGAAATTTGTCGAACAGGTTGGGTTGGTTAAATTTGACTTTTTAGGATTAACCACCCTGACGATTTTGCAGCGAGCTGTTAAAATGCTGGAAAAGTTGGGACAACATATTGATCTGTCGAAAATTCCGCTTGATGATACCCTGACTTATGAAATGTTGAGTCGAGGTGAATCCGGAGGCGTTTTTCAATTTGAAGGCGCCGGGATGCGTGATGTTTTGCGTCAAATGCAGCCCAGTCGTATAGAGGATCTGATTGCCGCTGTCGCTTTGTACCGACCAGGCCCGATGGCCAATATTCCCGATTATTGTCGACGTAAGCACGGAGAGGAATGGCAATCACCGCATGAAAAAATAAGGGATATTCTTGAAGAGACTTATGGCATCATGGTCTATCAAGAACAGGTCATGCAAATTGCCCAGAGATTGGCTAATTATAGTCTTGGAGGGGCGGATCTCTTACGTCGAGCAATGGGTAAGAAAATTCGTTCCGAAATGGATAAGCAGCGTGAGATTTTTACTGAAGGTGCAACTAAAAATGGTATTGATCGGCAAAAAGCGATAGAGATATTTGATTTGATGGCGCGGTTTGCTGATTATGGGTTCAATAAATCCCACGCTGCTGCTTATGCTCTGGTTTCTTATCAGACAGCATGGATGAAAGCGAATTATCCAGTGGCTTTTTTTGCCGCATGTATGTCACTGGCACGAGAAAAAACGGATAAATTAGCCATTCTTCGACAAGAGGCGAAAAGAATTGGTATTTCTGTCTTGCCTCCTGATATCAACAAATCCGGTGCTGATTTTGAAATTGAAAAAAAACCTGATGGCAGTTTGGCTATACGCTATGCATTAGCTGCAGTTAAAAGAGCGGGTTTTAGCGCTATGGAAGCCTTGGTTCATGATCGGGATGGTCGAGATTTCAAAAATCTTGCAGATTTTGCCGAACGCATTGATTATCAGAATTTAAATAAGGGCCAACTTGAAAATCTTGCCAAGGCGGGTGTTTTTGATTCAATCGAAAATAACAGACATATGGTTTTTGCATCAGCCGAAGTGATTTTACGGAGAGCCCATGCACGAAAAGAGGAAAAAGCAAGTGGCCAAATTGGATTATTTCAAAATGCCACGGCACAAATGGCAGAACCGTTAAAAATTAACAGTGTGGCTGAATGGCCCGAAATTGAACGGTTAACTTTGGAAGCTGAAGCAATAGGCTATCATATGACAGCTCACCCACTAGATTCGTTTAGGGCTTTACTGATCAAATTGGGAATACAACCGATAAATAATCTCGAAACAATTGCTCGTTCCGGAGAGGGAAGAATTAAACTTGCTGGCTGTATATTAAATTGTAAGGAACGTCCTACCCGTAAAGGGACCAAAATGGCTTGGGTTGGATTATCGGATAAAACTGGAGCCTGTGAGATAACTTTTTTTTCTGAAAGTTTGAACCGTTTCCGTGATTTGCTTGTAACTGGTAAAATGGTTATCGTAACGGTTGATTTAAGGTTGGATGCAGAAAATTTGCGTATAACGGCAAATCACGTGGAAGATCTTGAAACAGCGATATCCGGTTTGGTCAAGGAACTCAAAATATGGATTGATGACGTCCAGGCTGTAGAAACAATTTCAAAATTGCTGGAAAATACGCAGAAAGGCAATGGTAAAATCATTTTAATTCCCAATCTTGTTCAGCAACAAGAGGTGGAAATTTTATTACCAGGATACTATAATGTATCACCCGTTCTTGCACAGCATATCAAAGTGATCAATGGCGTTGAAAAAGTAGATCAATTCTAA
- the panB gene encoding 3-methyl-2-oxobutanoate hydroxymethyltransferase, whose protein sequence is MIENKIKRITVPQISAKKNKEPIVSLTAYTASVAQIVDHHVDLILVGDSLGMVIYGFDTTLAVTVEMMIEHGKAVMRGSKNACVMVDLPFASYQENPQQAFRNAARILQETGAAAVKLEGGEEMAETVEFLVKRGIPVCGHVGLMPQAVQTMGGFKIAGKNAKQIEKVMRDSNAIANAGAFAIVLEGVVESVAKTITEQLSIPTIGIGASPACDGQVLVCDDIFGVFQGFKPKFVKRYAQIGQTMEEAVKSYAMEVRSRTFPSAEFCFEK, encoded by the coding sequence ATGATAGAGAATAAGATCAAAAGAATTACTGTTCCCCAGATATCGGCGAAAAAAAATAAGGAACCAATTGTTTCCTTGACTGCCTATACTGCTTCAGTTGCACAAATTGTGGATCATCATGTTGATTTGATACTTGTGGGTGATTCACTCGGGATGGTCATTTACGGATTTGACACGACTTTGGCCGTGACAGTTGAAATGATGATCGAACATGGCAAGGCTGTTATGCGTGGATCAAAAAATGCGTGTGTGATGGTTGATTTACCTTTCGCCTCCTATCAGGAAAATCCGCAGCAGGCCTTTAGGAACGCAGCACGCATATTGCAGGAAACTGGTGCAGCAGCAGTTAAACTGGAAGGTGGGGAGGAAATGGCCGAAACCGTTGAATTTCTTGTCAAAAGAGGTATACCTGTTTGTGGACATGTTGGATTGATGCCGCAAGCTGTTCAAACCATGGGTGGGTTTAAAATTGCAGGAAAAAATGCCAAACAAATTGAAAAAGTCATGCGGGATAGTAATGCTATTGCCAATGCGGGTGCTTTTGCAATTGTTTTGGAGGGAGTGGTTGAATCAGTGGCAAAAACAATTACAGAACAATTATCAATTCCAACAATTGGAATTGGTGCTTCTCCAGCCTGTGATGGACAAGTCTTGGTATGTGATGATATTTTTGGCGTTTTTCAGGGATTTAAACCAAAATTTGTTAAACGGTATGCCCAAATTGGTCAAACAATGGAAGAGGCAGTCAAATCTTATGCCATGGAAGTCAGATCCAGAACTTTTCCAAGCGCTGAATTCTGTTTTGAAAAATAG
- the htpG gene encoding molecular chaperone HtpG has protein sequence MSDATSTHAEEQHNFSAEVERLMDLVVHALYSEREIFLRELIANSADALDRRRFESLTNQTVALPDKPQIFLTVDKKGNLLTISDDGLGMSKDEMIQNLGTIAKSGTRAFEKQLKDAKPEDRVNLIGQFGVGFYSAFMVADKVEVISRRAGSDEAWAWNSEGKGKYSIASSTRNTPGTDVILHIKKDAEEYLESMRLENIIRKWADHIAWPITIKQDDKETSANEGQAIWTKPRGDISDEQLDEFYRHVTHLFDKPLATLLWHAEGVIEFTSLLFIPGMVSPFAPVDQERKSKVRLHVRRMFITDEADMLPPWLRFIQGIVDTEDLPLNVSREMLQNTPVLARIRKNLVNRVISELKKLSEDKEKYTKFWELFGAVLKEGLWEPNENNDTIAKISRFYSSTVDGLTSLSDYVGRMKENQEAIYFLAGDSLEVLKTSPHLEGFKAQGIEVLLFTDPVDAFWPDRFGKFEEKPLRSITRAKEDLDKLMGKEERSNSEEEEKLLKTLMESLKDKITDARMTTRLVDSPVILAAKEDGPDLQMQRLMRRNDRSIPSAPPVLEINPNHNLIKSLIKKVNSGENIDEAAFILLDLAKIQDGEMPSDPTLFAKRIAAALA, from the coding sequence ATGAGTGATGCAACATCTACGCATGCTGAAGAACAACACAATTTTAGTGCAGAAGTTGAACGCCTTATGGATCTGGTTGTTCATGCACTTTATTCAGAGAGAGAAATTTTTTTAAGAGAATTAATTGCCAACTCTGCAGATGCATTGGATAGAAGACGTTTTGAATCGCTTACCAATCAAACAGTTGCCTTGCCCGATAAACCCCAAATATTTTTAACCGTTGATAAAAAGGGAAATTTATTAACGATCAGTGATGATGGTCTCGGTATGAGTAAGGATGAGATGATCCAAAATCTTGGAACCATTGCAAAATCAGGAACAAGAGCGTTTGAAAAACAGCTCAAGGATGCCAAACCCGAAGATCGTGTTAACCTCATCGGTCAATTTGGTGTTGGATTTTATTCAGCCTTCATGGTGGCGGATAAAGTTGAGGTGATTTCACGACGTGCCGGATCGGATGAAGCCTGGGCATGGAACTCTGAAGGTAAAGGTAAGTATAGTATCGCTTCCTCAACAAGAAATACACCTGGTACAGATGTTATTCTTCATATTAAAAAAGATGCTGAAGAATATTTGGAAAGCATGCGACTGGAGAATATTATCCGTAAATGGGCAGATCATATTGCCTGGCCCATTACGATTAAACAGGATGACAAAGAAACATCCGCCAATGAAGGTCAAGCAATCTGGACAAAACCACGTGGCGATATATCCGATGAACAACTAGATGAATTCTATCGTCATGTAACCCATTTATTTGACAAACCACTGGCTACGCTTTTATGGCATGCTGAAGGCGTGATTGAATTCACTTCTTTGTTATTTATTCCCGGAATGGTTTCTCCATTCGCACCAGTCGATCAAGAAAGAAAAAGCAAGGTACGATTGCATGTACGCCGTATGTTTATTACTGATGAAGCGGACATGCTTCCACCTTGGTTACGTTTCATTCAGGGGATTGTGGATACTGAAGATCTTCCCCTAAATGTATCCAGGGAAATGCTACAAAACACACCCGTTCTTGCACGTATTCGTAAGAACCTTGTTAACCGTGTGATCAGTGAATTAAAAAAACTTTCGGAAGATAAAGAAAAATATACAAAGTTTTGGGAACTTTTCGGGGCAGTTCTTAAAGAAGGACTTTGGGAACCCAATGAAAACAATGATACAATTGCCAAAATCTCAAGATTCTATTCATCTACCGTTGATGGTTTGACAAGTCTTTCCGACTATGTGGGACGTATGAAAGAAAATCAGGAGGCCATCTATTTCTTGGCTGGAGATTCCCTTGAAGTCTTAAAAACCTCACCTCATCTTGAAGGTTTCAAGGCACAAGGAATCGAGGTTTTATTATTCACTGATCCCGTGGATGCTTTCTGGCCTGATCGTTTTGGAAAATTTGAGGAAAAACCTTTACGCAGCATTACCCGTGCCAAGGAAGATCTCGATAAACTTATGGGAAAGGAGGAAAGATCCAACAGCGAGGAAGAAGAAAAACTTTTAAAAACTTTGATGGAAAGTTTGAAAGACAAAATTACGGATGCTCGCATGACGACACGCCTTGTTGACAGTCCTGTAATTTTGGCTGCAAAAGAGGATGGACCCGATTTACAGATGCAACGTTTAATGCGTCGTAACGATCGCTCGATTCCTTCAGCCCCACCTGTTCTGGAAATTAATCCTAATCATAATTTAATCAAATCTTTAATCAAGAAAGTAAATTCAGGCGAGAATATAGATGAAGCTGCATTTATACTGCTTGATCTTGCAAAAATACAGGATGGGGAAATGCCATCTGATCCAACATTATTTGCAAAACGTATTGCAGCCGCATTAGCATAA
- a CDS encoding N-formylglutamate amidohydrolase — MPIHKTKIYHLQKPDNNVLPFLVSSPHSGQFYPQNLLELTRLPLDELRKSEDSFVHELFHHVSNYGGSLLNAELSRIFCDLNRWAWELDPKMFKEQLPPWCDTESARVKNGIGTVHKISNSGKVIFKYYLSFTHIEKLIQNYWFSYHQQIKNFIHNFKNRFNGGIILDVHSMPSPRIQTPAFADIILGDNFSKSCCPLLINQTARYFQSKGLTVKKNIPYAGGYITSHYGNPFKNIHVLQIEINKKLYLNEECFQLNENFFRIQKIMTEFLIMITSQWKEILKI, encoded by the coding sequence GTGCCAATTCATAAAACAAAAATATATCATTTACAAAAACCTGATAATAATGTTTTACCGTTTTTAGTCAGCTCACCTCATTCTGGACAATTCTATCCACAGAATTTGCTTGAACTAACAAGATTACCCTTGGATGAATTACGCAAGAGTGAAGACAGTTTTGTCCATGAACTTTTTCATCATGTATCTAATTATGGTGGAAGTTTGTTAAATGCAGAATTATCCCGTATTTTCTGTGATCTCAATCGATGGGCATGGGAACTTGATCCAAAAATGTTCAAAGAACAACTTCCCCCATGGTGTGATACAGAATCCGCTCGGGTAAAAAACGGAATTGGAACAGTTCATAAAATCAGCAATTCAGGAAAAGTTATTTTCAAATATTATCTTTCATTTACCCATATTGAAAAACTAATTCAAAATTATTGGTTTTCCTATCATCAACAAATTAAAAATTTTATTCATAACTTTAAAAACCGTTTCAATGGAGGCATCATCCTCGATGTACATTCAATGCCATCCCCACGCATCCAAACCCCTGCCTTTGCAGATATAATATTAGGGGACAATTTTTCAAAAAGCTGTTGCCCGCTGTTAATAAACCAGACTGCTAGATATTTTCAATCAAAAGGCTTGACAGTGAAAAAAAATATACCTTATGCAGGAGGGTATATTACCAGTCATTATGGAAATCCTTTTAAAAATATTCATGTTTTACAAATTGAAATAAATAAAAAATTGTATTTGAATGAAGAATGTTTCCAACTCAATGAAAATTTTTTTAGAATTCAAAAAATTATGACTGAATTTCTGATTATGATTACCAGTCAGTGGAAAGAAATTTTAAAAATTTAA
- a CDS encoding fumarylacetoacetate hydrolase family protein: MMINNIYCVGRNFAEHAKELGNQIESVPVIFSKPNTSLVEGDTIILPDFSQDIHYETEIVLKISQDGFKISENKAENYYDEIALGLDLTARDLQTALKEKKLPWFLAKGFKDSCYLSSFVKKELLSHPICFSMKLNGKERQRGNSNNMIFNFSKIISYISQFVPLKKSDVIFTGTPKGVGKLKSGDQISLFLQENEIAIVKVK, translated from the coding sequence ATGATGATTAATAATATTTATTGTGTTGGCAGAAATTTTGCTGAACATGCAAAAGAATTGGGAAATCAAATCGAATCTGTCCCCGTAATTTTTAGTAAACCCAACACCTCCTTGGTAGAGGGAGATACAATTATCCTACCTGATTTTTCACAGGATATTCATTATGAAACAGAAATTGTATTAAAGATTTCCCAGGATGGTTTTAAAATTTCGGAGAACAAAGCCGAAAATTATTATGATGAAATCGCTCTTGGCCTTGATTTGACGGCTAGAGACCTGCAAACAGCATTGAAAGAGAAAAAATTACCCTGGTTTTTGGCAAAGGGTTTTAAAGATTCCTGTTACCTTTCCTCTTTTGTAAAAAAGGAACTGTTATCTCATCCTATTTGCTTTTCAATGAAATTAAATGGAAAAGAGCGTCAGAGAGGTAATAGCAATAACATGATATTTAATTTCAGCAAGATTATATCCTATATTAGCCAGTTTGTTCCATTAAAAAAATCAGATGTGATTTTCACTGGTACGCCAAAGGGTGTAGGCAAACTGAAATCTGGGGATCAAATATCACTCTTTTTGCAGGAAAATGAAATTGCTATAGTGAAAGTAAAATAA